One Archangium violaceum genomic window, GTCCGGCCATGGCTGGAACCTCGGACGAGGAACCGCGGTTCGCCGAGGACGAGGGGCCGCCGGCCCTGACGCAGAGCCCGCCGGGCGAGGGCGCTGGAGCAGGCAACGAAGCGGCTGGACATGTCGAGGCCCACTCCGAGACCTCCTTCGCGGAGGTGTCCGCGGCGGGGGGAGGGGCGGCCGAGCCATTGCCGGAGTCCCTGGAGGGCGCTACCCCCGAACTGCCGTCGAAGCTCCTGGCGTTCCGGCCGGGCGTGGACGTGCCGGTGCTGACCGAGCTGGTCCCGGCGTTGGCACTCGCGGGAGCGAGCCAGGTCGAGCCCTTCCGGGTGGGTCCCCACGGCTTCTCCGCGTACGTGCAGGGCGAGCTCCTCACTCGGTTGGATGGGCTGGTGGCCTTCAGCGGGCAGCTCCAGTTCCAGCCGGAGATGAAGCGCTTCCGGGGCCGCGCCACGGACGAGCTCTTCGGCGAGGGGATGGACCAGCTCGTGCGCGTCATCGGGACGGGGGTGCTCTTCCTCGAGTCGGCGGAATCGCGCGGCTTCCTGGTGGTGGACCTGGGCGACGAGGGGGCCTACCTGCTCGAGGGGTGCGTCTTCGCCTTCGAGGAGGCGGTGGCCTTCGAGAATGGCAAGGTGCCCTCGGACGTGCTGCCGGACCTGGACCTGGTGTACCTGCGTGGGCAGGGCAGGGTGGTGCTGCGCCTGTCCGGGTCCCTGCGCTCGGTGGCCGTCTCGGGGGATGCTCCGGTGACGGTCCCCCTGTCCCACCTGGTGGGCTGGCAGGGCAAGGTGACCCCCCGGGTGGTCGTGCTGCCGGGAAACGACGAATCTCCCCGGGGTGCCGTGGAACTGAGCGGTGAAGGATTTGCCCTCATCGCCCTGCCAGTCCGGTAGAAGGCTCCGACATGGATCGAGCTGAGCGTGCGTTGCGGAAGCGGCAGAAGAAGGAGGAGCGGGCGCGGCGTCGGGCGGCGCGCCAGCCCAGCGTGCTCGTCCAGGAGTTCTGGAACCTGCCCAACATCCTGACGCTGGGACGCATCTTCCTCATCCCCGTCTTCGTGTGGCTCACCTACGACGCGGATCCGCTCTCCTCGCTGCTGGCGGCGGCGGTGTTCGCGGTGGCCTCCATCACGGACGTCATCGACGGCTACCTGGCGCGTCGCTGGAACCTCATCACCGTGGTGGGCAAGTTCATGGATCCGCTGGCCGACAAGCTCATCGCCATGGCGGCCCTGGTGATGATGGTGCGGCTGGGGCGCATCGCCGCCTGGGTCATCATCGTGCTGCTGGCGCGCGAGTTCATCGTCAGCGGCCTGCGCACCATCGCGGCGAGCGAGGGCATGGTCATCGCCGCCGGGCAGGAGGGCAAGTGGAAGACGTCCCTCCAGCTCGTGGGCATCATCTCCCTCTGCGTGCACTACGAGCACGTCATCGACGTGGGCTTCTATTCGGCCCCCGTGGACTTCAACAAGGTGGGCCAGGTGTTGGTCTACTTGTCGGGGGCGTTCTCGGTGTGGAGTGCCGTCGTCTACTTCCGCGCCTTCCTCTCCATGCTGGCCAGGCGGGGGAGTGGAACCGACGCACAGAAGGCTTGACGCACCTGGAACCGGACTGTATATCCCCCCTCACTTTCGACGGCGCCGCGAGGCAACGCCGGAGGTCATCAGGAGTCGAGAAGCGGGAATAGCTCAGCGGTAGAGCATCGCCTTGCCAAGGCGAGGGTCGAGGGTTCAAATCCCTTTTCCCGCTCCACACACTCCGGCCTGATGCGGGAATAGCTCAGCGGTAGAGCATCGCCTTGCCAAGGCGAGGGTCGAGGGTTCAAATCCCTTTTCCCGCTCCAGAAAAAAGGCCCCCTGGGAAGCCAGGGGGCCTTTTTGTTTTCAGTTCCGGTTTGACGGTGCCCGCATGCTTTGCCTAGGGTGCGCGGCCCCGAGTGGTTCGCTCCCGGGCAGCAGGGCGGCCTGCCATGCGGAATGGGAATCCGTGGGGCCGTTCCCCTCCCCCTTCCCTT contains:
- the pgsA gene encoding CDP-diacylglycerol--glycerol-3-phosphate 3-phosphatidyltransferase, whose translation is MDRAERALRKRQKKEERARRRAARQPSVLVQEFWNLPNILTLGRIFLIPVFVWLTYDADPLSSLLAAAVFAVASITDVIDGYLARRWNLITVVGKFMDPLADKLIAMAALVMMVRLGRIAAWVIIVLLAREFIVSGLRTIAASEGMVIAAGQEGKWKTSLQLVGIISLCVHYEHVIDVGFYSAPVDFNKVGQVLVYLSGAFSVWSAVVYFRAFLSMLARRGSGTDAQKA
- a CDS encoding tetratricopeptide repeat protein; protein product: MATTRVTGRGQKSPVDEEFLKQLYQGGELLTQGRVPEARQLLERAHQLQPRNEKGRNLLGLAYFKLGLFDRAAELYEALVRDNPVDATLRVNLGLVYLKTNALQRAMREFEAATELQPDHKKAHNYLGLALAQAGEYGRAREHFLRAGSDVMADKMARAIAGERFTRPSRSVPAYQAPAPAVRPAAPSEGQWGAQFGLDEAPSTDGPAMAGTSDEEPRFAEDEGPPALTQSPPGEGAGAGNEAAGHVEAHSETSFAEVSAAGGGAAEPLPESLEGATPELPSKLLAFRPGVDVPVLTELVPALALAGASQVEPFRVGPHGFSAYVQGELLTRLDGLVAFSGQLQFQPEMKRFRGRATDELFGEGMDQLVRVIGTGVLFLESAESRGFLVVDLGDEGAYLLEGCVFAFEEAVAFENGKVPSDVLPDLDLVYLRGQGRVVLRLSGSLRSVAVSGDAPVTVPLSHLVGWQGKVTPRVVVLPGNDESPRGAVELSGEGFALIALPVR